A single region of the Methylocystis echinoides genome encodes:
- a CDS encoding hemerythrin domain-containing protein — protein MARQSDETASKGAQDKWGGNGERRQTDAIEMLKADHRRVEQLFDKYEQARRRAEKSKLAQQICLELTIHAQLEEEIFYPACREHVDDPMLDEAQVEHDTAKILIAEVAMGSPASDPFFDAKVKVLGEYIRHHVQEEEKDPDSIFAEAIEGGVDTAALGRRLMMRRKELMDQFDEELLLPQPKALHVTLAQEEEVWSEPPRRGAARDERAYDERRMARGGEEGRERGWHGDPEGHAEAARRGWEEREGGESPRPRGRDEARSRPEEAGRGGRAHRGWAGAPGRPSEAARKGWEHRR, from the coding sequence ATGGCGAGGCAGAGTGACGAGACGGCGTCCAAAGGCGCGCAGGACAAATGGGGCGGCAACGGCGAGAGGCGGCAGACCGACGCCATCGAGATGCTCAAGGCGGATCACCGCCGGGTCGAGCAGCTCTTCGACAAATATGAACAGGCGCGCCGGCGCGCGGAAAAATCGAAGCTCGCCCAGCAGATTTGCCTCGAACTCACCATCCATGCGCAGCTCGAGGAGGAGATCTTCTACCCCGCCTGCCGCGAGCATGTGGACGACCCCATGCTCGACGAGGCGCAGGTGGAGCATGACACCGCCAAGATCCTCATCGCCGAAGTGGCCATGGGAAGCCCCGCCAGCGACCCCTTCTTCGACGCCAAGGTGAAAGTGCTCGGCGAATACATCCGCCATCACGTCCAGGAGGAGGAGAAGGACCCCGACAGCATCTTCGCCGAAGCGATCGAGGGCGGCGTCGATACGGCGGCGCTCGGCCGGCGTCTGATGATGCGCCGCAAGGAGCTGATGGACCAGTTCGACGAAGAGCTTCTGCTGCCGCAGCCCAAGGCCCTGCATGTGACGCTGGCGCAGGAAGAGGAAGTCTGGTCGGAGCCGCCGCGTCGCGGCGCGGCGCGCGATGAGCGCGCCTATGACGAACGCCGGATGGCGCGCGGCGGCGAAGAGGGCCGCGAGCGCGGCTGGCATGGCGACCCGGAAGGACACGCTGAGGCGGCGCGTCGCGGCTGGGAGGAGCGCGAAGGCGGCGAATCGCCCCGGCCGCGCGGGCGGGATGAGGCGCGCAGCCGCCCGGAGGAAGCCGGGCGCGGCGGGCGCGCGCACAGAGGCTGGGCCGGCGCCCCAGGGCGCCCCTCCGAGGCGGCCCGCAAAGGCTGGGAACACCGCCGCTGA